A stretch of Clostridia bacterium DNA encodes these proteins:
- a CDS encoding dUTP diphosphatase (catalyzes the formation of dUMP from dUTP), whose translation MRRFSKISPESWEKQVPGTSYGKIQLPKRATSKSAGYDLYSPIDVYIEPGEKVVVPTGIKVYMEDDEVLLVNSRSGHGFKHGIRLRNIQGWIDADYVDNPSNEGHILVSMVNNGEESFFLPEGKAIAQSMFIKYLVTEDDEPLQYEREGGIGSTS comes from the coding sequence ATGAGAAGATTTAGCAAAATAAGTCCGGAGTCTTGGGAAAAGCAGGTACCGGGTACATCTTATGGTAAAATTCAACTTCCAAAACGTGCCACAAGTAAATCTGCAGGCTATGATTTGTATTCTCCAATAGATGTATATATTGAACCAGGTGAAAAGGTGGTTGTTCCTACTGGGATAAAGGTATATATGGAAGATGATGAGGTTTTACTGGTTAATTCTAGAAGCGGACACGGTTTTAAACATGGAATCAGGCTTAGAAATATCCAAGGATGGATTGATGCCGATTATGTCGACAACCCTAGCAATGAGGGACATATTCTGGTATCGATGGTTAACAATGGGGAGGAATCTTTCTTTCTGCCCGAGGGCAAGGCAATCGCACAGTCCATGTTTATTAAGTACCTCGTAACGGAGGATGACGAGCCATTGCAATATGAACGTGAAGGTGGAATCGGTTCAACGAGTTAA
- the guaB gene encoding IMP dehydrogenase, translated as MFDDKFAKEGLTFDDVLLVPAKSDVLPNEVDVKTKLTKTIQLNMPIMSAGMDTVTEARMAIAMAREGGIGIIHKNMPIEEQATMVDIVKRSENGVITHPIFVNPDNTLQQAENQMAKYRISGVPVVDENKKLVGILTNRDMRFVDDYETLVKDAMTSKNLVTAPVGTNLEQAKRILEKYKIEKLPLVDDDNVLMGLITTKDIEKAIKFPNSAKDERGRLRVGAAVGVSNDVMERTEALVNAGTDVIVLDSAHGHSRGILELVTKLKKAYPEIQLIAGNVATAEGTRALIEAGVDAVKVGIGPGSICTTRVIAGIGVPQITAVYDCATEAAKYGVPVIADGGIKYSGEIVKALAAGASTVMLGSMLAGTEESPGEIEIYQGRSFKSYRGMGSIAAMKSGSKDRYFQTDSKKLVPEGIEGRVAYKGYVSETLYQMVGGLRAGMGYCGCATIESLKKDSRFIRITGAGLIESHPHDVYVTKESPNYRKQ; from the coding sequence ATGTTTGATGATAAATTTGCAAAAGAGGGATTGACATTCGATGACGTCCTTCTTGTTCCAGCCAAGTCGGATGTTCTACCCAACGAGGTAGATGTTAAAACGAAACTTACAAAAACAATACAGCTGAATATGCCAATCATGAGTGCTGGCATGGATACAGTGACTGAGGCTCGTATGGCCATTGCTATGGCACGAGAAGGTGGTATTGGTATCATTCACAAGAACATGCCAATTGAAGAGCAAGCGACCATGGTGGATATTGTTAAGAGATCAGAAAATGGTGTAATTACGCATCCAATTTTCGTTAATCCAGATAATACCTTACAGCAAGCGGAAAATCAGATGGCGAAATATAGGATATCGGGTGTTCCAGTCGTAGATGAAAACAAAAAGTTGGTTGGTATTCTTACCAATAGAGATATGCGTTTTGTGGATGACTATGAGACTTTGGTGAAGGATGCCATGACCTCAAAAAACTTGGTTACAGCTCCTGTTGGTACCAATCTTGAACAGGCTAAGAGGATCTTGGAAAAGTACAAGATTGAAAAGCTGCCCTTGGTTGATGATGATAACGTTTTAATGGGACTTATTACTACTAAGGATATCGAAAAGGCCATTAAATTTCCTAACTCTGCAAAAGACGAAAGAGGTAGGCTGCGTGTCGGTGCTGCAGTCGGTGTATCGAACGATGTGATGGAACGTACGGAGGCATTAGTCAATGCAGGAACTGATGTGATTGTCCTTGATTCAGCTCATGGACATTCCCGTGGTATCTTGGAATTGGTGACTAAACTTAAAAAGGCTTATCCAGAGATTCAACTGATCGCTGGTAATGTGGCTACGGCGGAAGGAACCAGAGCCTTGATTGAAGCAGGGGTCGACGCGGTAAAAGTAGGTATTGGTCCAGGTTCCATCTGTACAACTAGGGTAATTGCAGGTATTGGTGTTCCTCAGATTACTGCCGTGTATGATTGTGCTACAGAGGCAGCAAAATATGGTGTGCCTGTCATTGCCGATGGAGGCATTAAATATTCAGGAGAAATTGTTAAAGCGTTGGCTGCAGGTGCTTCGACGGTAATGCTAGGTAGTATGCTGGCTGGAACGGAAGAAAGCCCGGGCGAGATAGAAATTTATCAAGGAAGAAGCTTTAAATCATACCGAGGTATGGGCTCTATCGCAGCTATGAAAAGCGGTAGTAAGGATCGTTATTTCCAAACTGATTCTAAAAAACTGGTACCGGAAGGCATTGAGGGACGAGTAGCTTATAAAGGATATGTATCTGAAACGCTATACCAAATGGTTGGTGGACTTAGAGCTGGTATGGGCTATTGCGGCTGTGCTACTATTGAAAGTCTTAAAAAAGACTCCCGGTTTATCCGTATTACTGGTGCTGGTCTTATTGAGAGCCATCCTCACGATGTTTACGTTACCAAAGAATCTCCAAACTACAGAAAACAGTAG
- the miaB gene encoding tRNA (N6-isopentenyl adenosine(37)-C2)-methylthiotransferase MiaB has translation MSEHDAETLAGMIEAMGYERTHESEKADLVVLHTCCVREKAEAKVLTRIGVLKRIKEDNPNFILAVGGCMTQQKSVAKYIKQHFKGVDIIFGTHNIHRFPELVEKAKRSRYSIMEVWDEYDGIKETMPAAREDKIKAYVNIIYGCNNFCTYCIVPYVRGRERSRSIENISKEVKGLLDQGYKDIMLLGQNVNSFGKTLEDKPDFSDLLNHLDTLGDYRLRYMTSHPRDFSKKLIETIANSRNVCEQFHLPLQSGSNQIIKKMHRGYTKESYLATVEEIYKRFDEPVITTDIIVGFPGETEKDFEDTMDVVRKARYDLAYTFLYSPREGTPAASMENQVPHDIQMARFNRLLALQNQISLEKNTAMLGKVYEVLVEGTSKTSEKILTGRTRGGKVVNFAGEPSDIHQLRMVEITGAKTWSLRGKIRQGE, from the coding sequence ATGAGTGAGCATGATGCGGAAACACTGGCTGGAATGATTGAAGCGATGGGATACGAACGGACACATGAGTCAGAAAAAGCCGATTTGGTGGTATTGCATACGTGTTGTGTGCGAGAAAAGGCAGAAGCCAAGGTGCTCACTAGAATAGGGGTTCTCAAAAGAATAAAAGAGGATAATCCTAATTTTATATTGGCTGTCGGCGGTTGTATGACTCAACAAAAATCTGTCGCGAAATATATTAAACAGCATTTTAAGGGAGTGGATATTATTTTTGGTACTCATAATATTCACCGCTTTCCAGAATTGGTAGAAAAAGCAAAGCGCTCTAGATACTCCATCATGGAAGTTTGGGATGAATACGATGGGATTAAGGAGACCATGCCTGCAGCACGTGAAGACAAAATTAAGGCTTATGTAAATATTATCTATGGATGTAATAATTTTTGTACATACTGTATTGTTCCCTATGTTCGTGGCCGAGAGAGAAGCCGGAGTATAGAGAATATCAGTAAGGAAGTGAAAGGCCTTTTAGATCAAGGCTACAAGGATATTATGCTATTGGGGCAAAATGTAAACTCGTTTGGTAAAACACTAGAAGACAAGCCAGACTTTAGCGATTTGCTAAATCACTTGGATACCTTGGGAGATTATCGCCTGCGGTATATGACCTCTCATCCTAGGGACTTTTCTAAAAAATTAATTGAGACTATTGCAAATTCACGAAATGTTTGCGAACAGTTTCATCTTCCTCTTCAATCTGGCAGCAACCAAATAATAAAAAAAATGCATCGCGGATATACGAAGGAAAGTTACTTGGCTACAGTAGAAGAAATATACAAGCGGTTTGATGAACCGGTAATTACCACCGATATCATTGTAGGATTTCCTGGAGAGACTGAAAAAGACTTTGAAGATACTATGGACGTGGTGAGAAAAGCTAGATATGACCTAGCGTATACCTTCTTATATTCACCAAGGGAAGGTACACCGGCGGCTAGCATGGAAAATCAGGTACCGCATGATATACAGATGGCGCGTTTTAATCGTTTGCTGGCCTTACAAAACCAAATTTCTCTTGAAAAAAACACTGCAATGTTGGGTAAGGTATATGAAGTGTTAGTTGAGGGAACTAGTAAGACCAGCGAAAAAATTCTAACTGGTCGAACAAGAGGTGGCAAGGTAGTCAATTTTGCTGGTGAGCCATCCGATATTCATCAACTACGAATGGTAGAAATTACTGGAGCTAAGACCTGGAGCTTGCGTGGAAAAATCAGACAGGGAGAGTAG
- the mutS gene encoding DNA mismatch repair protein MutS gives MAKLTPMFKQYKEIKEKFKDEFLFFRMGDFYEMFFDDAIQASEILQIALTARSGGEGLKVPMCGVPYHSANNYIHKIIQSGHKVAICEQVEDPKTAKGLVKREVIRIITPGTVLEENALIGKENNHLACLSAKENRLGIAYCDVSTGSFYATEVNLLSQWNEVRDELARIAPSEIILDADSLTKDRMQEIKTMGYYCTELRGAFHESLHRQIEKISNAEQSLWDHLGAHKAAAVLLFYLNDTQKMGMGSMNTLHVYTLAEAMQMDVGTRRNLEIVRSLRTADQKTSLVSVLDKTKTAMGGRKLKEVIQRPLLSLEAIHRRQEYVSQLVDDVFLRKDLARVLKEVYDLERILTRVAYERANARDLLAMQISLKAALNVKNRLIEAGQPFQAYAEAMEVLEDLCALLAESISIDPPISLKEGGIIAEGYNADVDELRTISTQTTNILASLEKREKEETGIKSLKIGYNRVFGYYIDVTKSHIDKVPDRYIRKQTLTNSERYITEELKELEDKILHAKDKLYWLEYTLFTEIREKVRSHCATIQKLAEELAMLDVFLSFSEVAVAGDYVRPTLVEESVLTIVEGRHPVVEQLLAEGRFIPNDCSLAPNQEMMGIITGPNMAGKSTYIRMIAILCIMAQAGSFVPAKAMELGLVDRVFARVGASDDLARGDSTFMVEMKEVSNILKNATNKSLIILDEVGRGTSTIDGLAIAWSISEYIHSQIGSRTLFATHYHELVALEEIYQGIVNLSMSVEEKDDDVLFLRKVVRGGTDRSYGIHVARMAGLPSAVINRASEKLIQLEQGEIKSMHVNGEQLEWKEENPAIELLKEINPEALSPRQALDVLYELKERSEG, from the coding sequence ATGGCAAAACTTACACCCATGTTTAAACAATATAAGGAAATCAAAGAGAAATTCAAGGATGAGTTTCTCTTTTTCCGCATGGGGGATTTTTATGAGATGTTTTTTGATGATGCGATTCAAGCATCGGAAATACTACAAATTGCTCTTACTGCTAGAAGTGGCGGTGAAGGCCTAAAAGTCCCAATGTGCGGTGTGCCCTATCATAGTGCTAATAATTATATACATAAAATTATCCAGTCTGGTCATAAGGTAGCAATATGTGAACAAGTGGAAGACCCCAAAACCGCGAAAGGCCTTGTGAAACGCGAGGTAATTCGGATTATCACACCGGGTACTGTCCTAGAGGAAAATGCTCTGATAGGAAAGGAAAACAACCATCTTGCTTGTTTGTCGGCCAAAGAAAATCGGCTGGGAATTGCTTATTGCGACGTAAGTACGGGTAGCTTTTATGCCACTGAGGTTAATCTCTTATCTCAATGGAACGAAGTGCGGGATGAATTAGCAAGAATAGCGCCATCTGAGATTATTTTGGATGCAGATAGTCTTACCAAAGACAGGATGCAGGAAATAAAGACAATGGGATATTACTGTACCGAATTAAGAGGTGCCTTTCACGAATCACTGCATCGACAAATTGAAAAAATCAGCAATGCAGAACAGAGCTTGTGGGATCATTTGGGTGCACATAAGGCGGCTGCTGTACTCTTGTTTTATTTGAACGATACACAAAAAATGGGTATGGGGAGCATGAATACACTCCATGTATACACGCTTGCAGAGGCCATGCAGATGGATGTGGGCACCAGAAGAAACTTGGAAATAGTCCGTAGCCTAAGAACAGCCGATCAAAAAACCTCATTGGTTAGCGTATTGGATAAAACCAAAACAGCCATGGGAGGACGTAAACTAAAAGAAGTCATTCAACGTCCACTCCTATCTTTAGAGGCCATTCATAGAAGGCAGGAATACGTGAGCCAATTGGTGGATGATGTGTTTTTAAGAAAAGATTTGGCCAGAGTATTAAAAGAAGTGTACGATCTAGAACGGATTTTAACACGAGTGGCGTATGAACGAGCGAATGCCCGTGATCTTCTAGCTATGCAGATTAGTTTAAAAGCAGCGTTGAATGTAAAAAATAGACTCATTGAAGCGGGACAACCATTCCAAGCGTATGCAGAAGCGATGGAAGTCCTTGAAGACTTGTGTGCGCTATTGGCAGAAAGTATTTCCATAGATCCACCAATATCTTTAAAAGAAGGTGGCATTATTGCTGAAGGTTACAATGCCGATGTTGATGAACTACGAACGATATCGACCCAAACAACGAATATTTTGGCTTCTTTGGAAAAAAGGGAAAAAGAAGAAACCGGGATTAAGTCTTTGAAGATTGGATACAATCGGGTATTTGGGTATTACATTGATGTAACCAAGTCACATATTGATAAGGTGCCGGACCGCTATATACGCAAACAAACACTGACCAATTCAGAACGCTATATCACGGAAGAATTGAAGGAACTAGAAGACAAGATTTTACATGCTAAGGATAAACTGTATTGGTTGGAGTATACGCTATTTACAGAAATTAGAGAAAAAGTCCGTTCTCATTGTGCAACAATTCAGAAACTAGCGGAAGAATTGGCTATGCTTGATGTTTTCCTATCTTTTTCCGAGGTAGCAGTTGCTGGGGATTATGTAAGACCGACACTAGTTGAGGAATCAGTCCTTACGATAGTGGAAGGACGACATCCAGTAGTGGAACAACTGCTAGCAGAAGGACGGTTTATACCCAATGATTGTAGCCTTGCACCCAATCAGGAAATGATGGGGATTATTACAGGTCCTAATATGGCCGGCAAGTCCACCTATATTCGTATGATTGCCATCCTATGCATCATGGCTCAGGCTGGTAGCTTTGTACCTGCAAAGGCTATGGAACTAGGACTGGTAGATAGGGTTTTTGCTCGCGTGGGTGCAAGTGATGATCTGGCACGTGGTGACTCCACCTTTATGGTTGAGATGAAAGAAGTATCCAATATTTTGAAGAATGCTACAAACAAAAGCTTGATTATCTTAGATGAAGTGGGAAGAGGTACTTCAACCATTGATGGTCTGGCTATTGCCTGGTCAATTAGTGAGTACATCCACAGCCAAATTGGTTCTAGAACCCTGTTTGCTACTCACTATCACGAGTTGGTTGCCTTAGAGGAAATTTACCAAGGTATAGTCAATTTGTCGATGTCGGTGGAGGAAAAGGACGATGACGTGCTGTTTCTTAGAAAAGTAGTACGAGGCGGGACAGATCGGTCCTATGGAATTCACGTGGCACGCATGGCTGGTTTACCTTCTGCAGTGATAAATAGGGCTAGTGAGAAGCTGATACAATTGGAGCAGGGCGAGATTAAAAGTATGCATGTAAATGGTGAACAACTTGAATGGAAAGAGGAAAACCCAGCTATAGAACTTCTGAAAGAAATTAATCCTGAAGCTTTAAGCCCTAGACAAGCATTGGATGTTTTGTATGAACTAAAAGAACGCAGTGAAGGGTGA
- the mutL gene encoding DNA mismatch repair endonuclease MutL — translation MGKIYILGEEIANQIAAGEVVEKPASVVKELVENAMDAGAQSIRVEIEEGGLSKIEVEDDGIGMEKEDISLAFKRHATSKIRQAQDLFELTTMGFRGEALPSIASVSKICLCSQVQGEAKGNCIELHGGKSIKTKPIAMSHGTCITVSDLFFNTPARKKFMKSPHLEKGAIVDLVQKLAMSHTDIAFTLVSDGKTLFKTRGSGDLRDTLAYLIPGELSRKLIEVKEDSDYFSVRGLIAPSYLYRATRDMEIFFVNGRYVRSKVLQNALEEAYRHRIPIRKYPIGILSINMNPAALDVNIHPSKMEVKFSMEQALKKELSLCVQKTLTHESEIRGLGQNSSLIQANEEIMPTTTDLNELAKKDFSKEPAKEFRLVPEKPKVQEEMVFEKALPNPYVRVANSGTQSIDLPLHDEFLGMRVLSVIAKTYVVLTKNDQLYLLDQHAAHERVRYESLKKAYCAEKLTAQFLLEPVVLILGYDQKERMLEQINRLSDLGVVVELFGEDEFLLRGVPAGLKGMDYQLLFEELLDALENDQESIKERMLEMASCRGAIKAGDSIRLDEVSVLLKEMSKLEDPYTCPHGRPTVIKLGKEELAKLFLRD, via the coding sequence ATGGGTAAGATATATATATTAGGAGAAGAAATTGCGAACCAGATTGCGGCAGGTGAAGTGGTAGAAAAACCGGCCTCTGTTGTGAAAGAACTCGTGGAAAATGCAATGGATGCAGGTGCTCAAAGTATCCGTGTTGAAATCGAGGAAGGTGGTTTGTCCAAAATTGAAGTGGAAGATGACGGGATAGGTATGGAAAAAGAGGACATATCACTCGCTTTTAAGCGACATGCTACTAGTAAAATACGCCAGGCCCAGGACCTCTTTGAACTTACAACGATGGGATTTAGGGGAGAAGCTCTTCCAAGTATTGCTTCCGTTTCTAAGATATGCTTATGTTCTCAAGTGCAAGGGGAAGCCAAGGGAAACTGTATTGAGCTACATGGTGGTAAGAGTATTAAAACGAAGCCGATTGCCATGTCGCATGGAACCTGTATAACCGTAAGTGACCTTTTCTTTAATACACCTGCCAGAAAAAAATTTATGAAGTCACCCCACCTTGAAAAAGGTGCAATAGTAGATTTGGTTCAGAAATTGGCTATGTCCCATACCGACATTGCTTTTACGCTTGTATCTGATGGAAAAACCTTATTCAAAACGAGAGGATCGGGTGACTTGCGAGATACTCTAGCGTATTTAATTCCGGGAGAATTATCTCGTAAATTGATTGAGGTAAAAGAAGATAGTGATTATTTTAGTGTTCGAGGCCTAATTGCTCCATCCTATTTGTATAGAGCAACCAGGGATATGGAAATCTTTTTTGTAAACGGACGATATGTGCGTTCCAAGGTACTGCAGAATGCACTTGAGGAGGCTTATAGACATCGTATACCAATACGAAAGTACCCTATAGGGATATTATCTATAAATATGAATCCTGCAGCCTTAGACGTGAATATTCACCCCTCCAAGATGGAAGTTAAATTCTCTATGGAACAAGCTCTAAAAAAAGAGCTATCTCTTTGTGTTCAAAAAACGTTGACACATGAAAGTGAAATACGAGGTTTAGGTCAAAACAGCTCTCTCATACAGGCTAATGAAGAGATCATGCCAACCACGACCGATTTGAATGAACTAGCAAAAAAAGATTTTTCAAAAGAGCCTGCAAAAGAATTTAGATTGGTGCCGGAAAAGCCTAAAGTACAAGAAGAAATGGTATTTGAAAAAGCACTCCCAAACCCCTATGTTAGAGTAGCAAATTCTGGAACGCAGAGTATAGACTTGCCTTTGCATGATGAATTTTTAGGCATGAGGGTTCTTAGTGTGATAGCTAAAACCTATGTGGTGCTGACGAAGAATGATCAGTTATATCTATTAGACCAGCATGCTGCTCACGAGAGGGTGCGTTACGAGTCTCTAAAAAAGGCTTATTGTGCTGAAAAACTTACTGCTCAGTTTCTACTGGAACCAGTGGTGTTGATTCTTGGTTACGATCAAAAAGAGCGGATGTTGGAACAAATTAATAGACTCTCTGATTTAGGAGTCGTGGTGGAGCTGTTTGGAGAGGATGAATTCCTCCTACGAGGGGTTCCAGCAGGTCTTAAGGGGATGGACTACCAATTGCTATTTGAAGAGCTTCTAGATGCCTTAGAAAACGACCAGGAAAGCATTAAAGAGAGAATGCTGGAGATGGCTTCGTGCAGGGGAGCTATCAAAGCTGGTGATTCCATTCGTTTGGATGAGGTATCGGTCTTGCTTAAAGAGATGAGTAAACTTGAAGATCCATACACCTGTCCTCATGGTAGACCGACTGTGATAAAGTTAGGTAAAGAGGAATTGGCGAAGCTATTCCTGAGGGATTGA
- the miaA gene encoding tRNA (adenosine(37)-N6)-dimethylallyltransferase MiaA, producing the protein MKNKVVAILGPTASGKSDLAVELADRVGGEIISCDSVQLYRGLDIGSGKVTEREKIASSGRKIVHHMLDVCDPVDEFTAYDYQKSARRAVEAVIASEKIPILCGGTGLYFKSVVDDYHYENEPDEKQIEIQNKYLKLLDEQGKEAMHRLLAAKDPEAAKTYHQNNVRRVIRALVRLEMDYATVDEIKSEPYYHVLGYGLQVDRTVLYKRIDARVEEMLAQGILEETKGLLMRGVPREHKIMNTLGYRHMLQFMDGIIDWDEAVRLMKRDTRRYAKRQYTWFKRDARIQWLPYDSKEDREVNLSIMESGISNFF; encoded by the coding sequence ATGAAGAATAAAGTTGTTGCAATTCTGGGGCCAACAGCCTCAGGAAAAAGTGATTTGGCAGTTGAATTGGCAGATCGAGTGGGCGGAGAAATTATTTCTTGTGATTCCGTGCAGCTATATCGTGGCTTGGATATTGGTTCTGGAAAAGTCACGGAGAGAGAAAAAATTGCTTCAAGTGGTCGAAAGATTGTCCATCATATGTTGGATGTTTGTGACCCAGTTGACGAATTCACGGCCTATGATTACCAGAAGTCTGCGAGAAGAGCAGTTGAGGCTGTGATTGCAAGCGAAAAAATCCCCATTCTTTGTGGGGGGACTGGACTCTATTTCAAGAGTGTTGTAGATGATTATCATTATGAAAATGAGCCAGATGAGAAGCAAATTGAGATACAAAATAAATATTTGAAATTATTGGATGAACAGGGTAAGGAAGCAATGCATCGCCTTTTGGCGGCAAAAGACCCTGAGGCTGCTAAAACCTATCACCAAAACAATGTAAGAAGGGTAATCCGGGCTTTAGTGCGTTTAGAGATGGATTATGCTACAGTGGATGAAATAAAGTCTGAGCCATACTATCATGTTCTAGGGTATGGCCTACAAGTTGATAGAACGGTACTCTACAAACGCATTGATGCGAGAGTAGAGGAAATGTTAGCACAAGGAATTTTAGAAGAAACGAAAGGGCTTTTGATGCGAGGTGTGCCCAGAGAACATAAGATTATGAATACTTTAGGATATCGACATATGCTACAGTTTATGGATGGAATAATTGATTGGGATGAGGCTGTAAGGCTGATGAAACGGGATACTAGGCGGTATGCTAAGCGACAGTATACCTGGTTTAAAAGAGATGCCAGGATACAATGGTTGCCCTATGATTCTAAGGAAGACCGAGAGGTGAATCTATCAATAATGGAGAGCGGAATTAGCAATTTTTTCTAA
- a CDS encoding DnaD domain protein — protein MKDIVFNRVVRQGTIGIPNDLIWSYKKIGLTEEELVVLMLLFAFGQKKNDFYPDLADVADLMEKDMQEVQGLIASLMEKECLSIEREYSLEEQTFFPIFSCDPLFKKLGRHISAVNEKKREIYQERLLKELAEKEINKEHPSREPKEKDIFTVFEEEFGRLLTNTERAYIVEWIKGDAFTENLVLEALRSSVSRDKLNFKYIDTILRDWERKGIRTAKQARMEDQKTRGRQKTKSNRVSKNFTEEKAKSKYDHLVVNMME, from the coding sequence ATGAAAGATATCGTTTTCAACAGAGTGGTTAGACAAGGTACCATCGGCATTCCAAATGATCTAATTTGGAGTTATAAAAAAATTGGTCTTACCGAAGAAGAACTAGTCGTTCTTATGCTTCTGTTTGCCTTTGGGCAAAAAAAGAATGATTTTTATCCGGATTTGGCAGATGTTGCCGATTTAATGGAAAAAGATATGCAGGAAGTACAGGGACTGATTGCTTCTCTGATGGAAAAAGAATGTCTTTCAATAGAACGAGAGTATTCATTGGAAGAACAAACTTTTTTTCCGATATTTTCTTGTGACCCACTTTTCAAAAAATTGGGCAGACATATTTCTGCCGTAAATGAAAAAAAACGGGAAATCTATCAAGAAAGACTTCTTAAAGAGCTAGCAGAAAAAGAAATCAATAAAGAGCATCCTAGTCGAGAGCCCAAAGAAAAAGATATTTTCACAGTTTTTGAGGAAGAATTCGGTAGGCTTCTTACCAATACAGAACGAGCCTATATTGTTGAGTGGATCAAGGGAGATGCATTTACAGAAAATCTAGTCCTAGAAGCACTTAGAAGCTCTGTCTCTCGAGACAAGCTGAATTTTAAATATATTGATACTATTTTAAGAGATTGGGAGAGAAAAGGTATTCGAACTGCAAAGCAGGCTAGAATGGAAGATCAGAAAACTCGTGGTAGACAAAAGACAAAAAGTAACCGGGTTAGTAAGAACTTTACTGAGGAAAAAGCGAAGTCCAAATATGATCATTTGGTCGTTAACATGATGGAGTAG
- a CDS encoding ATP-binding protein: MKDILQKKIQELRETIKNSPKEKEEVQYECPICKDRGLIYKDGQAYICNCVNKKRFENQFKHARLAGEYLHKSFDDFQIKYYSSYRIDTNSNVTYRQLATQCLTAAKLFTDSVINKKKHKGMYVYGTVGSGKTLLTSCIANRLLEHNIELLFISVPDFLDEIKATFNQKGNQEMDLMNQVRNVRVLILDDLGAHTYTDWSAGRIYNIINYRASNNLSTIITSNLSVDGLAEALDERTSSRVMQLCTLYRLETEEDIRCQVYKENLKRV, translated from the coding sequence ATGAAAGATATTTTGCAAAAAAAAATTCAAGAATTGCGCGAAACCATAAAGAATAGCCCAAAAGAAAAAGAGGAAGTACAGTACGAATGTCCGATTTGCAAAGATAGGGGCTTGATTTATAAAGATGGGCAAGCCTATATATGCAATTGTGTAAATAAGAAACGCTTTGAAAACCAATTCAAACATGCTAGGTTGGCTGGTGAATACTTGCATAAGAGCTTTGATGATTTTCAAATAAAGTATTATAGTTCATATCGCATTGATACAAACAGCAATGTCACCTACCGCCAATTAGCAACCCAGTGTTTAACAGCGGCTAAACTTTTTACAGATAGTGTCATTAATAAGAAAAAACATAAAGGAATGTATGTTTACGGCACTGTCGGAAGTGGGAAGACGCTTCTAACAAGTTGTATTGCTAATCGTTTGCTAGAACATAATATCGAACTGCTGTTCATATCTGTACCAGACTTTTTGGATGAAATTAAAGCTACCTTTAACCAAAAGGGAAATCAAGAAATGGACTTAATGAATCAAGTTAGAAATGTCCGAGTGTTAATTTTAGATGATTTGGGAGCGCATACATATACTGATTGGTCAGCAGGTAGAATTTATAATATAATCAATTATAGGGCAAGTAATAATTTATCTACCATAATTACATCCAATTTATCTGTTGATGGTTTAGCGGAGGCTTTGGATGAAAGGACTAGCTCACGCGTAATGCAACTCTGCACGCTCTACCGGCTAGAAACAGAGGAAGATATTCGATGCCAAGTCTATAAAGAAAACCTAAAAAGGGTTTGA